In one Populus nigra chromosome 12, ddPopNigr1.1, whole genome shotgun sequence genomic region, the following are encoded:
- the LOC133669426 gene encoding transcription repressor OFP17-like, which produces MKMKALVVFRSKLFRPCKKLLILFRFKLKRPVFIRDLRLHRRSKKPRKAPQKSRVFNFFRSFRKSRKMDRVAELRSVSEAERERMLYPSPLTPAYIKASLATKRQTFGDEDVEDACRSFENYLVEMMVEEGKVRDLADVEELLYCWKNLKCPVFIGLVCRFYGELCKDLFSPDVDNTDVDSPKSPK; this is translated from the coding sequence ATGAAAATGAAAGCATTAGTTGTCTTCAGATCCAAGCTTTTCAGGCCATGCAAGAAACTACTAATACTCTTCAGATTCAAGCTCAAAAGACCTGTCTTTATAAGAGATCTTCGACTTCATCGTCGTAGCAAAAAACCCAGAAAAGCTCCTCAAAAGAGccgagtttttaatttttttcgttcttTTAGGAAGTCAAGAAAGATGGACAGAGTTGCAGAACTTAGGAGCGTCTCCGAAGCAGAGCGTGAGAGAATGCTCTATCCATCTCCACTTACACCAGCATATATCAAGGCCAGTTTGGCCACAAAAAGGCAAACCTTTGGTGATGAAGATGTTGAAGATGCATGCAGAAGTTTCGAGAACTATTTGGTGGAGATGATGGTTGAAGAGGGAAAAGTAAGGGATTTAGCGGATGTGGAAGAGCTTCTGTATTGCTGGAAAAACCTCAAGTGTCCTGTCTTCATTGGTTTGGTCTGCAGATTCTACGGAGAGCTATGCAAGGACTTGTTCTCTCCTGATGTTGACAACACCGACGTTGATAGTCCCAAATCTCCCAAATGA
- the LOC133669045 gene encoding protein GRAVITROPIC IN THE LIGHT 1, with translation MVSKFAKVCKLRSIGVFSNDHHYQHNLIGNNDGSSMGEDSSDATEETEFDGEKIHPQPVVVPSKSNMYGDKDIVKLFDTVSALKLAYVQLQEAHVPYDPDKIVSADELVVAQLEALCKSKKVFKEKQFSKTKLDSSRFASLRSETDVIEKLLEKLKSQDRDKDAEIVRLRQELLDLDAGNAVLVEKIREKSLERRNVAILNVAMFEDTFKRASKAIHDFARPIISLMQASGWDLHLAANSIENGVLYAKRSDKKYAFEAYIARRMFNGMTLGSYDVDDVLRFDDPIDSLIANPNPGFGNFCGEKYMLVVHPMMEMSFFRNLDQRMFILSGKHPRTPFYQIFARMAKWIWILQGIATSIDPNAQIFSVHRGSKFSDVYMEPVQENKEGVIVSEGEQSNFKVEFMVMPGFRIGSTFVKSRVYLSETKQPAGT, from the coding sequence ATGGTATCCAAATTTGCAAAAGTTTGCAAATTGAGATCCATTGGTGTCTTCTCCAATGACCACCACTATCAACACAACCTCATTGGCAACAATGATGGCTCATCGATGGGTGAAGATAGTAGTGATGCCACTGAGGAAACAGAATTTGATGGCGAGAAAATCCATCCTCAACCTGTTGTAGTTCCAAGCAAAAGCAACATGTATGGTGACAAGGATATTGTAAAGTTGTTTGACACGGTTTCTGCCTTGAAACTAGCTTATGTTCAGCTTCAGGAAGCACATGTTCCCTATGATCCGGATAAGATTGTGTCTGCTGATGAACTTGTCGTGGCTCAGCTTGAAGCACTTTGTAAGTCCAAGAAGGTATTTAAGGAGAAGCAATTTTCAAAAACCAAGCTTGACTCCTCAAGGTTTGCCTCTCTGCGATCAGAAACTGATGTTATCGAGAAGCTTTTAGAGAAACTGAAGTCCCAAGATAGAGATAAAGATGCTGAGATTGTACGCCTGCGACAAGAACTCCTTGATTTGGATGCGGGGAATGCAGTATTGGTTGAGAAGATTAGGGAGAAAAGTTTGGAGAGAAGGAATGTGGCGATTTTGAATGTTGCCATGTTTGAGGATACGTTCAAACGAGCTTCGAAGGCCATTCATGACTTTGCGAGGCCAATAATTAGCTTGATGCAAGCTTCAGGATGGGACTTGCACCTGGCAGCGAATTCGATTGAAAATGGGGTTCTTTATGCTAAAAGATCAGATAAGAAGTACGCATTTGAAGCCTACATTGCACGAAGAATGTTTAATGGGATGACACTTGGATCCTATGATGTGGATGATGTTTTACGGTTTGATGATCCTATTGATTCTCTGATAGCTAATCCAAATCCAGGATTTGGCAATTTCTGTGGGGAAAAGTACATGCTTGTTGTTCATCCCATGATGGAGATGTCTTTCTTTCGGAATTTAGACCAGAGGATGTTCATATTGAGTGGCAAGCATCCAAGGACTCCATTCTATCAAATATTTGCAAGAATGGCAAAGTggatttggattcttcaaggaatCGCGACCTCAATTGATCCCAATGCACAAATATTTTCTGTGCATAGGGGAAGCAAATTCTCAGATGTTTACATGGAACCTGTTCAAGAGAACAAGGAAGGTGTGATTGTGTCCGAGGGAGAACAATCTAACTTCAAAGTTGAGTTTATGGTCATGCCTGGGTTCAGAATTGGAAGCACATTTGTGAAGTCTCGGGTTTATCTTTCAGAAACGAAACAGCCTGCCGGAACATAA
- the LOC133670253 gene encoding EPIDERMAL PATTERNING FACTOR-like protein 6: MELKSKRSLIFFNKEPSLFQCVSFTIFFFLSFVALFSTISSKTTCLGIIRCPLSGKARNFYFQEFEKTRGHEDPMEVSLSMARRFLSGPGSSPPRCTSKCGKCTPCKPVHVPVPPGTPVTAEYYPEAWRCKCGNKLYMP; this comes from the exons ATGGAGTTGAAGAGCAAAAGATCactcatcttcttcaacaaggAACCCTCTCTCTTTCAATGTGTTTCTttcaccatcttcttcttcttgtcatTTGTTGCACTCTTCAGCACCATCTCTTCCAAGACTACATGTCTAG GCATCATCAGGTGCCCATTATCCGGAAAAGCtcgtaatttttattttcag gagtttgaGAAAACAAGAGGTCACGAGGACCCAATGGAGGTTTCTTTGAGCATGGCAAGGAGGTTTTTGAGTGGCCCAGGGTCATCCCCACCACGGTGCACATCAAAGTGTGGCAAGTGCACCCCATGCAAGCCGGTGCATGTGCCCGTGCCGCCGGGGACTCCGGTGACTGCTGAGTATTACCCCGAAGCATGGAGGTGCAAATGTGGGAACAAGTTGTACATGCCATGA